The following coding sequences are from one Eucalyptus grandis isolate ANBG69807.140 chromosome 11, ASM1654582v1, whole genome shotgun sequence window:
- the LOC104419588 gene encoding LOW QUALITY PROTEIN: probable acyl-activating enzyme 1, peroxisomal (The sequence of the model RefSeq protein was modified relative to this genomic sequence to represent the inferred CDS: inserted 1 base in 1 codon), whose translation MEGLLQCPANYVPLTPISFLERAAFVYGNKVSIIYGNTRYTWRQTHERCLKLASALTRLNISRGDIVAAMAPNVPALYELHFAVPMAGATLSALNVSLDEHALTIILHQLRPKIIFVDSELVQLVSKVIHNKNNTHLLENHHDHQPLLVTIRDVSLDCRTQWDLEVREYEQTVAMGESDFQAMGPTNECDPISVNFTSGSTGTPKAVAYSHRAVYLNSLGLILRYNMGKSPVFLWTVDMFRCNGWCFTWAMAALGGVNVCIRNVSAKIIFDSVQLHKVTHLCGKPTILNMIADSPPVEQKPLPSVVDVIIAGAFPTNPVLKRVQELGFNIVYGYGMTEALGPALIRPWRSSQHHHHDDNGNDRDDHNLKCREGLHNITLEAADVKDPTTMQSVPSDGETIGEVMLRGNTLMAGYLGDAEATQKAFSXGWFRTGDVGVRHTDGCIEMKDRAGDAIVLGKEVISTLDIEAILSSHPKVKEVAVVAQNDVVAGQVPCAFVKLKEGKCSNAEEILEFCAEQLQKAAMVPKTVWFGDLPMNSTGKVQKSVLRERANAIEKQCP comes from the exons ATGGAAGGTTTGCTCCAGTGCCCTGCGAACTACGTGCCTTTGACTCCCATAAGCTTCTTAGAGAGAGCAGCTTTCGTCTATGGCAACAAGGTTTCCATAATCTACGGCAATACGAGGTACACATGGAGGCAGACCCACGAAAGGTGTTTGAAACTCGCCTCCGCTCTGACGAGATTGAATATCTCACGCGGCGATATC GTTGCAGCTATGGCACCAAACGTCCCTGCACTGTATGAGCTCCACTTCGCGGTTCCAATGGCAGGCGCGACTCTTTCCGCGCTCAACGTAAGCCTTGACGAGCACGCTTTGACGATCATTCTTCACCAATTACGACCCAAAATCATCTTCGTCGACTCCGAGCTCGTACAACTCGTCTCCAAAGTCATCCACAACAAGAACAACACGCACCTCCTAGAGAACCACCACGATCACCAGCCACTCCTTGTCACAATCCGCGACGTCTCGCTGGACTGTCGAACCCAATGGGATCTTGAGGTTCGAGAGTATGAACAAACCGTAGCTATGGGAGAGAGCGATTTCCAAGCCATGGGTCCGACCAATGAGTGTGACCCCATCTCAGTCAATTTCACTTCGGGGTCGACGGGGACGCCCAAGGCAGTGGCGTACAGCCACCGAGCGGTGTACTTGAACTCTCTAGGGCTGATCCTCCGATATAACATGGGGAAGTCGCCTGTGTTCCTGTGGACGGTGGACATGTTCAGGTGCAATGGGTGGTGCTTCACTTGGGCGATGGCAGCGCTCGGCGGTGTCAATGTGTGTATTAGGAACGTGTCGGCAAAGATCATCTTCGACTCCGTTCAGCTCCACAAGGTCACCCATCTCTGTG GTAAACCCACTATCCTAAATATGATTGCTGATTCCCCACCGGTCGAACAAAAGCCACTGCCTTCCGTGGTGGACGTAATCATCGCCGGCGCATTCCCGACGAATCCCGTTCTCAAGAGAGTCCAAGAGCTTGGGTTCAACATTGTCTACGGATATGGCATGACGGAAGCCCTAGGGCCCGCCCTCATCAGACCTTGGAGGTCATCGCAACACCACCACCATGATGACAACGGCAACGACCGCGACGATCATAACCTGAAATGCAGAGAAGGGCTCCACAACATCACATTGGAAGCTGCTGATGTCAAGGACCCGACCACCATGCAGAGCGTTCCAAGCGATGGGGAAACAATCGGAGAAGTCATGCTCCGAGGGAACACCCTCATGGCAGGCTACTTGGGCGACGCGGAGGCAACGCAGAAGGCATTTT AGGGGTGGTTCAGGACCGGGGATGTTGGGGTGCGGCACACGGATGGTTGCATAGAGATGAAGGACCGAGCAGGGGACGCCATAGTCTTAGGGAAGGAGGTGATCAGCACATTGGACATAGAAGCCATCTTGTCGAGCCACCCGAAAGTTAAGGAAGTCGCTGTTGTTGCTCAAAATGACGTTGTTGCGGGGCAAGTCCCATGTGCATTTGTGAAGTTGAAGGAAGGGAAGTGTTCCAACGCCGAGGAGATATTAGAGTTTTGTGCGGAGCAGCTGCAAAAGGCGGCAATGGTTCCAAAGACGGTGTGGTTCGGGGACTTGCCGATGAATTCCACTGGCAAGGTGCAGAAGTCTGtgctgagagagagagccaaCGCAATTGAGAAGCAATGTCCATAG